A genomic region of Microtus ochrogaster isolate Prairie Vole_2 chromosome 15, MicOch1.0, whole genome shotgun sequence contains the following coding sequences:
- the Map3k12 gene encoding mitogen-activated protein kinase kinase kinase 12 isoform X2 — translation MACLHDTRTPSPSFGGFVSTLSEASMRKLDPDTSDCTPEKDLTPTQCVLRDVVPLGGQGGGGPSPSPGGEPPPEPFANSVLQLHEQDAGGPGGATGSPESRASRVRADEVRLQCQSGSGFLEGLFGCLRPVWTMIGKAYSTEHKQQQEDLWEVPFEEILDLQWVGSGAQGAVFLGRFHGEEVAVKKVRDLKETDIKHLRKLKHPNIITFKGVCTQAPCYCILMEFCAQGQLYEVLRAGRPVTPSLLVDWSMGIAGGMNYLHLHKIIHRDLKSPNMLITYDDVVKISDFGTSKELSDKSTKMSFAGTVAWMAPEVIRNEPVSEKVDIWSFGVVLWELLTGEIPYKDVDSSAIIWGVGSNSLHLPVPSSCPDGFKILLRQCWNSKPRNRPSFRQILLHLDIASADVLSTPQETYFKSQAEWREEVKLHFEKIKSEGTCLHRLEEELVMRRREELRHALDIREHYERKLERANNLYMELNALMLQLELKERELLRREQALERRCPGLLKSHPSRGLLHGNTMEKLIKKRNVPQKLSPHSKRPDILKTESLLPKLDAALSGVGLPGCPKGPPSPGRSRRGKTRHRKASAKGSCGDLPGLRAALPPHEPGGLGSPGGLGVGPSAWDACPPALRGLHHDLLLRKMSSSSPDLLSAALGARGRGATGGARDPGSPPPPQGDTPPSEGSAPGSTSPDSPGGAKGEPPPPVGPGEGMGLLGTGREGTAGRGGSRAGSQHLTPAALLYRAAVTRSQKRGISSEEEEGEVDSEVELPPSQRWPQGSNMRQSLSTFSSENPSDVEEGTASEPSPSGTPEVGSTNTDERPDEKSDDMCSQGSEIPLDPPASEVVPDPETSSVPAQQQDVLRGPQS, via the exons ATGGCTTGCCTCCATGATACCCGAACACCCTCCCCTTCCTTTGGGGGTTTTGTGTCTACTCTAAGTGAGGCTTCCATGCGCAAGCTGGATCCAGACACTTCAGACTGCACCCCAGAGAAGGACCTGACACCTACCCAATGTGTACTTCGAGATGTTGTGCCTCTGGGTGGACAGGgcgggggagggcccagtccctCCCCAGGTGGAGAGCCTCCCCCAGAGCCTTTTGCCAATAGTGTCCTGCAGCTACATGAGCAGGATGCAGGTGGGCCAGGGGGAGCCACTGGGTCACCTGAGAGTCGAGCATCGAGGGTGCGAGCTGACGAGGTGCGGCTGCAGTGCCAGAGCGGCAGTGGCTTCCTTGAAGGTCTCTTTGGCTGCCTGCGCCCTGTCTGGACAATGATTGGCAAAGCCTACTCCACAGAACACAAGCAACAGCAGGAAG ACCTTTGGGAAGTCCCCTTTGAGGAGATCCTGGACCTGCAATGGGTAGGCTCAGGGGCTCAGGGTGCTGTTTTCCTGGGACGCTTCCATGGGGAGGAAGTGGCTGTGAAGAAGGTTCGAGACCTCAAGGAAACCGACATCAAGCATCTGCGAAAGCTCAAGCACCCCAACATCATCACTTTCAA GGGTGTTTGCACACAGGCTCCCTGCTACTGCATCCTTATGGAATTCTGCGCCCAAGGTCAGCTATATGAGGTGCTCAGGGCTGGCCGCCCTGTCACTCCTTCCTTGTTGGTGGACTGGTCCATGGGCATCGCTGGTGGCATGAATTACCTGCACCTGCACAAGATCATCCACAGGGACCTTAAGTCTCCCAA CATGCTCATCACATACGACGATGTGGTGAAGATCTCAGATTTTGGCACTTCCAAGGAGCTGAGTGACAAGAGCACCAAGATGTCCTTTGCGGGGACAGTGGCCTGGATGGCCCCTGAGGTGATACGCAATGAGCCTGTGTCTGAGAAGGTCGACATCTG GTCCTTTGGGGTGGTGCTATGGGAACTGCTGACTGGCGAGATTCCCTACAAAGACGTAGACTCCTCAGCCATCATCTGGGGCGTAGGAAGCAACAgtctccacctgcctgtgccctCCAGCTGCCCAGATGGTTTTAAGATTCTGCTTCGCCAGTGCTG GAACAGCAAACCACGAAACCGCCCATCATTCCGACAGATCTTGCTGCACCTGGACATCGCTTCTGCCGACGTGCTCTCCACACCCCAGGAGACTTATTTTAAGTCCCAG GCAGAGTGGCGGGAAGAAGTAAAACTGCACTTTGAAAAGATTAAGTCAGAAGGGACATGTCTGCACCGCCTAGAAGAGGAGCTGGTGATGCGAAGAAGGGAAGAGCTCAG ACATGCCCTGGACATCAGGGAGCACTATGAACGAAAGCTGGAGAGAGCCAACAACCTGTACATGGAGCTGAATGCCCTCATGCTGCAGCTAGAACTCAAAGAGAGGGAGCTGCTCAG GCGAGAGCAGGCTTTGGAAAGGAGATGTCCAGGTCTGCTGAAGTCACACCCTTCCCGCGGCCTCCTACATGGAAACACGATGGAGAAGCTCATCAAGAAAAGGAACGTGCCACAGAAGCTGTCACCCCACAGTAAAAG GCCAGATATTCTCAAGACAGAATCTTTGCTACCTAAACTAGATGCAGCCCTAAGTGGGGTGGGGCTTCCTGGGTGTCCTAAGGGACCCCCCTCACCAGGAAGGAGTCGTCGTGGCAAGACCCGTCACCGAAAGGCCAGTGCCAAGGGCAGCTGTGGAGACCTGCCTGGGCTTCGAGCAGCTTTGCCACCCCATGAGCCTGGAGGACTAGGAAGCCCAGGGGGCCTAGGAGTGGGCCCTTCAGCTTGGGATGCCTGCCCCCCTGCTCTCCGTGGACTCCACCATGATCTTCTACTGCGAAAGATGTCCTCATCATCCCCAGATCTGCTGTCGGCAGCACTGGGAGCACGAGGCCGAGGGGCCACAGGGGGAGCTCGGGATCCTGGCTCACCTCCTCCACCCCAGGGCGATACTCCTCCAAGTGAGGGATCAGCTCCTGGTTCTACCAGCCCAGATTCACCTGGGGGAGCCAAAGGGGAACCACCTCCACCAGTAGGACCTGGTGAAGGCATGgggctgctgggaactggaagGGAAGGGACTGCAGGCCGGGGAGGAAGCCGGGCTGGGTCCCAGCACTTGACCCCAGCTGCACTGCTGTACAGGGCCGCTGTGACTCGAAGTCAG AAACGCGGTATCTCAtctgaagaggaggaaggagaggtagACAGTGAAGTAGAGCTGCCCCCCAGTCAGAG GTGGCCTCAGGGCTCGAACATGCGTCAGTCACTCTCTACCTTCAGTTCAGAGAACCCATCAGATGTGGAGGAAGGTACAGCTAGTGAGCCTTCCCCCAGTGGCACACCAGAAGTTGGCAGTACCAACACTGATGAGCGGCCAGATGAAAAGTCTGATGATATGTGCTCCCAGGGCTCAGAAATCCCACTGGACCCACCTGCTTCAGAGGTGgtccctgaccctgaaaccagctCCGTGCCCGCGCAACAACAGGATGTACTCAGAG GGCCCCAATCCTGA
- the Map3k12 gene encoding mitogen-activated protein kinase kinase kinase 12 isoform X1, with protein MACLHDTRTPSPSFGGFVSTLSEASMRKLDPDTSDCTPEKDLTPTQCVLRDVVPLGGQGGGGPSPSPGGEPPPEPFANSVLQLHEQDAGGPGGATGSPESRASRVRADEVRLQCQSGSGFLEGLFGCLRPVWTMIGKAYSTEHKQQQEDLWEVPFEEILDLQWVGSGAQGAVFLGRFHGEEVAVKKVRDLKETDIKHLRKLKHPNIITFKGVCTQAPCYCILMEFCAQGQLYEVLRAGRPVTPSLLVDWSMGIAGGMNYLHLHKIIHRDLKSPNMLITYDDVVKISDFGTSKELSDKSTKMSFAGTVAWMAPEVIRNEPVSEKVDIWSFGVVLWELLTGEIPYKDVDSSAIIWGVGSNSLHLPVPSSCPDGFKILLRQCWNSKPRNRPSFRQILLHLDIASADVLSTPQETYFKSQAEWREEVKLHFEKIKSEGTCLHRLEEELVMRRREELRHALDIREHYERKLERANNLYMELNALMLQLELKERELLRREQALERRCPGLLKSHPSRGLLHGNTMEKLIKKRNVPQKLSPHSKRPDILKTESLLPKLDAALSGVGLPGCPKGPPSPGRSRRGKTRHRKASAKGSCGDLPGLRAALPPHEPGGLGSPGGLGVGPSAWDACPPALRGLHHDLLLRKMSSSSPDLLSAALGARGRGATGGARDPGSPPPPQGDTPPSEGSAPGSTSPDSPGGAKGEPPPPVGPGEGMGLLGTGREGTAGRGGSRAGSQHLTPAALLYRAAVTRSQKRGISSEEEEGEVDSEVELPPSQRWPQGSNMRQSLSTFSSENPSDVEEGTASEPSPSGTPEVGSTNTDERPDEKSDDMCSQGSEIPLDPPASEVVPDPETSSVPAQQQDVLRGEQGPNPEDSDCDSTELDNSNSIDALRPPASLPP; from the exons ATGGCTTGCCTCCATGATACCCGAACACCCTCCCCTTCCTTTGGGGGTTTTGTGTCTACTCTAAGTGAGGCTTCCATGCGCAAGCTGGATCCAGACACTTCAGACTGCACCCCAGAGAAGGACCTGACACCTACCCAATGTGTACTTCGAGATGTTGTGCCTCTGGGTGGACAGGgcgggggagggcccagtccctCCCCAGGTGGAGAGCCTCCCCCAGAGCCTTTTGCCAATAGTGTCCTGCAGCTACATGAGCAGGATGCAGGTGGGCCAGGGGGAGCCACTGGGTCACCTGAGAGTCGAGCATCGAGGGTGCGAGCTGACGAGGTGCGGCTGCAGTGCCAGAGCGGCAGTGGCTTCCTTGAAGGTCTCTTTGGCTGCCTGCGCCCTGTCTGGACAATGATTGGCAAAGCCTACTCCACAGAACACAAGCAACAGCAGGAAG ACCTTTGGGAAGTCCCCTTTGAGGAGATCCTGGACCTGCAATGGGTAGGCTCAGGGGCTCAGGGTGCTGTTTTCCTGGGACGCTTCCATGGGGAGGAAGTGGCTGTGAAGAAGGTTCGAGACCTCAAGGAAACCGACATCAAGCATCTGCGAAAGCTCAAGCACCCCAACATCATCACTTTCAA GGGTGTTTGCACACAGGCTCCCTGCTACTGCATCCTTATGGAATTCTGCGCCCAAGGTCAGCTATATGAGGTGCTCAGGGCTGGCCGCCCTGTCACTCCTTCCTTGTTGGTGGACTGGTCCATGGGCATCGCTGGTGGCATGAATTACCTGCACCTGCACAAGATCATCCACAGGGACCTTAAGTCTCCCAA CATGCTCATCACATACGACGATGTGGTGAAGATCTCAGATTTTGGCACTTCCAAGGAGCTGAGTGACAAGAGCACCAAGATGTCCTTTGCGGGGACAGTGGCCTGGATGGCCCCTGAGGTGATACGCAATGAGCCTGTGTCTGAGAAGGTCGACATCTG GTCCTTTGGGGTGGTGCTATGGGAACTGCTGACTGGCGAGATTCCCTACAAAGACGTAGACTCCTCAGCCATCATCTGGGGCGTAGGAAGCAACAgtctccacctgcctgtgccctCCAGCTGCCCAGATGGTTTTAAGATTCTGCTTCGCCAGTGCTG GAACAGCAAACCACGAAACCGCCCATCATTCCGACAGATCTTGCTGCACCTGGACATCGCTTCTGCCGACGTGCTCTCCACACCCCAGGAGACTTATTTTAAGTCCCAG GCAGAGTGGCGGGAAGAAGTAAAACTGCACTTTGAAAAGATTAAGTCAGAAGGGACATGTCTGCACCGCCTAGAAGAGGAGCTGGTGATGCGAAGAAGGGAAGAGCTCAG ACATGCCCTGGACATCAGGGAGCACTATGAACGAAAGCTGGAGAGAGCCAACAACCTGTACATGGAGCTGAATGCCCTCATGCTGCAGCTAGAACTCAAAGAGAGGGAGCTGCTCAG GCGAGAGCAGGCTTTGGAAAGGAGATGTCCAGGTCTGCTGAAGTCACACCCTTCCCGCGGCCTCCTACATGGAAACACGATGGAGAAGCTCATCAAGAAAAGGAACGTGCCACAGAAGCTGTCACCCCACAGTAAAAG GCCAGATATTCTCAAGACAGAATCTTTGCTACCTAAACTAGATGCAGCCCTAAGTGGGGTGGGGCTTCCTGGGTGTCCTAAGGGACCCCCCTCACCAGGAAGGAGTCGTCGTGGCAAGACCCGTCACCGAAAGGCCAGTGCCAAGGGCAGCTGTGGAGACCTGCCTGGGCTTCGAGCAGCTTTGCCACCCCATGAGCCTGGAGGACTAGGAAGCCCAGGGGGCCTAGGAGTGGGCCCTTCAGCTTGGGATGCCTGCCCCCCTGCTCTCCGTGGACTCCACCATGATCTTCTACTGCGAAAGATGTCCTCATCATCCCCAGATCTGCTGTCGGCAGCACTGGGAGCACGAGGCCGAGGGGCCACAGGGGGAGCTCGGGATCCTGGCTCACCTCCTCCACCCCAGGGCGATACTCCTCCAAGTGAGGGATCAGCTCCTGGTTCTACCAGCCCAGATTCACCTGGGGGAGCCAAAGGGGAACCACCTCCACCAGTAGGACCTGGTGAAGGCATGgggctgctgggaactggaagGGAAGGGACTGCAGGCCGGGGAGGAAGCCGGGCTGGGTCCCAGCACTTGACCCCAGCTGCACTGCTGTACAGGGCCGCTGTGACTCGAAGTCAG AAACGCGGTATCTCAtctgaagaggaggaaggagaggtagACAGTGAAGTAGAGCTGCCCCCCAGTCAGAG GTGGCCTCAGGGCTCGAACATGCGTCAGTCACTCTCTACCTTCAGTTCAGAGAACCCATCAGATGTGGAGGAAGGTACAGCTAGTGAGCCTTCCCCCAGTGGCACACCAGAAGTTGGCAGTACCAACACTGATGAGCGGCCAGATGAAAAGTCTGATGATATGTGCTCCCAGGGCTCAGAAATCCCACTGGACCCACCTGCTTCAGAGGTGgtccctgaccctgaaaccagctCCGTGCCCGCGCAACAACAGGATGTACTCAGAGGTGAGCAG GGCCCCAATCCTGAGGACTCAGACTGTGACAGCACTGAACTGGACAACTCCAACAGCATTGATGCCTTGCGACCCccagcctcccttcctccatgA